In Magnetococcus sp. PR-3, one genomic interval encodes:
- the arfB gene encoding alternative ribosome rescue aminoacyl-tRNA hydrolase ArfB, translating into MDDLFVTEALTIPAENLSESFIRASGSGGQNVNKVSSAVQLRFQAKWCSVLSQEVFQRLQQISGSRMTKDGELIIDARRFRTQVGNQQDARDRLAELIRKALERPKNRRPTKRTLGSKKRRLEGKRRRSEVKKGRGRVQMD; encoded by the coding sequence GTGGATGATCTGTTTGTTACGGAAGCACTGACCATTCCTGCCGAGAACCTCTCTGAAAGCTTTATCCGGGCTTCTGGTTCAGGCGGTCAGAATGTTAATAAGGTCAGCAGCGCTGTACAACTGCGCTTTCAAGCAAAGTGGTGCTCGGTATTGAGTCAGGAAGTATTTCAGCGCTTGCAGCAGATTTCTGGCAGTCGCATGACCAAGGATGGAGAGCTTATTATTGATGCACGCCGGTTTCGCACACAGGTGGGAAATCAGCAAGATGCGCGGGATCGTTTGGCGGAATTGATTCGCAAGGCTTTGGAACGGCCAAAAAACCGACGACCAACCAAGCGTACTTTGGGATCTAAAAAACGGCGGTTAGAGGGCAAACGCCGTCGCTCAGAGGTCAAAAAAGGCCGTGGCCGGGTACAGATGGATTAA
- the phaP gene encoding TIGR01841 family phasin (Members of this family are phasins (small proteins associated with inclusions such as PHA granules). Note that several different families of phasins have been named PhaP despite very little sequence similarity to each other.), with translation MTENIFFQSFSDITSAAQGNLAAYNKINQETFSKLAEQQVSFVTTVIENGVAQAKLLGETKDGRELVAKSTELTKAFADESLKVATTSFEIVKSAQADTTELVKKQFEEATAAAK, from the coding sequence ATGACTGAGAACATCTTCTTCCAATCTTTTTCTGACATCACCTCTGCTGCCCAAGGTAACCTGGCCGCTTATAACAAGATCAACCAAGAGACTTTTTCTAAGCTGGCTGAACAGCAAGTTTCCTTTGTAACCACCGTTATTGAGAATGGTGTTGCACAAGCCAAGCTGCTGGGCGAAACCAAAGATGGTCGTGAGCTGGTTGCTAAATCCACTGAGCTGACCAAAGCATTTGCCGATGAAAGCCTTAAAGTCGCCACCACCTCTTTTGAAATTGTAAAGAGCGCTCAAGCAGATACCACCGAGCTGGTTAAAAAGCAGTTTGAAGAAGCAACCGCTGCCGCTAAGTAA
- a CDS encoding PAS domain-containing hybrid sensor histidine kinase/response regulator — MKINHRFHLFTIPPIVFAMAGLMFLSWLQFQERIETITEDNINHQIEMLLLIGNNPTFASYFDNKHYLLEQEAELDQHKIEQLFSQISSISERFANTLHHVALVDEQFQWVMRYPGPFPGAWSPANLQAFSSQAEFSSHIEKGRHHLLFPVIESQGTKPRGYLYMISSLHMDRLASQQSAFIRRMGTLLLISVLLLAIVIFYSARVVSRPIHDLAHQAIMNHDRPSSGQVFHFPSNVEEVRILGEALNTLLCGMGDKHQQLVEARDALAESQKYNRMLFEMSPVGLALCRMDGSLVDVNQAYADIVGYSVAECMQLTYWEVTPERYGPLEQEQLAILDKYGRNGPYEKEYITKDGSLVPVRLNGSILTRNTERFIWSSVENISNQRAKEQATLEKEKAEAANCAKGEFLAVMSHEIRTPLNIALGMGELLDETELDTTQRAYLQRLLQAGKGLLELINTLLDLSRIEEGQLELEQTPFLLEPLLREVILIFDLVAQEKGLAIQCQCPNLPSDPIVGDPLRLRQVLINLVGNAIKFTEQGSITLWVRTSNHGTVHFAIQDTGIGLQINESDRLFVPFTQADSGISRRFGGSGLGLAISKQLVELMGGEIQVSSMETGGTEFAFEVPFETSKVSIIEPEIISTGPVEILPMQVLVVDDSEDNQSLIRAFLAPYPVEIHSAVNGVEAVAQWRGDVCFDLILMDMEMPVMDGLQATRAIRAAEQEEQQHKPVPILALTAHAFESDKMRCLNAGCNDHMAKPIKKKDFLRVVAGYAPKESVEEKA; from the coding sequence ATGAAGATTAATCATCGTTTTCATCTGTTTACCATTCCCCCCATTGTGTTTGCTATGGCAGGGTTAATGTTCCTGAGCTGGCTGCAGTTTCAGGAGCGTATTGAGACCATTACAGAAGACAACATTAACCATCAAATCGAAATGTTGCTTCTGATTGGAAATAATCCAACATTTGCGAGCTATTTTGATAACAAACACTATCTGTTGGAGCAAGAAGCTGAACTGGACCAGCACAAAATTGAACAGCTTTTCTCACAGATAAGTTCTATTTCTGAGCGCTTTGCCAACACCCTGCACCATGTGGCGCTTGTGGATGAACAGTTTCAGTGGGTTATGCGTTATCCTGGCCCTTTTCCTGGTGCGTGGTCGCCTGCAAATCTACAAGCTTTTTCCTCTCAGGCTGAGTTCTCCTCCCACATTGAGAAGGGTAGGCACCATCTTCTGTTTCCTGTGATCGAAAGTCAGGGCACCAAACCCCGTGGCTATCTTTATATGATCTCCAGCCTGCACATGGATCGGTTGGCCTCCCAGCAATCAGCTTTTATTCGGCGTATGGGCACACTGTTGCTTATCAGTGTGCTGCTGCTGGCCATTGTTATTTTCTACAGTGCAAGAGTGGTCAGTCGCCCCATCCACGATCTGGCCCATCAAGCCATTATGAATCATGATCGTCCTTCTTCTGGGCAGGTCTTCCATTTTCCATCCAACGTTGAAGAAGTACGTATTCTAGGTGAAGCGCTTAATACCTTGCTCTGTGGTATGGGGGATAAACATCAACAGTTGGTCGAAGCCCGTGATGCCTTGGCTGAAAGTCAAAAATACAACCGCATGTTGTTTGAAATGTCGCCAGTTGGGTTGGCACTTTGCCGTATGGATGGTTCTTTGGTGGATGTGAATCAGGCTTATGCGGATATTGTCGGTTATTCGGTGGCGGAGTGTATGCAGTTGACCTATTGGGAGGTTACGCCAGAACGTTATGGGCCACTAGAACAAGAACAGTTGGCTATTCTGGATAAATACGGGCGTAATGGACCTTATGAAAAAGAGTACATCACCAAAGATGGCAGCTTAGTTCCAGTGCGTTTGAATGGTTCAATCTTGACCCGCAATACAGAGCGCTTTATCTGGTCCAGTGTCGAGAATATCAGCAATCAACGGGCAAAAGAGCAAGCTACCCTGGAGAAGGAAAAAGCCGAAGCAGCCAATTGTGCTAAGGGGGAGTTTTTAGCGGTCATGAGCCATGAGATCCGCACCCCACTTAATATTGCGCTGGGTATGGGCGAGTTGCTTGATGAAACTGAGCTGGACACAACCCAGAGAGCATACCTTCAGCGCTTACTGCAGGCTGGTAAAGGGTTGCTGGAATTAATTAATACCCTGCTTGACCTCTCCCGTATTGAAGAGGGACAGTTGGAGTTGGAGCAAACGCCATTTCTGCTGGAACCGTTGTTGAGAGAGGTGATCCTGATCTTTGATCTGGTGGCTCAGGAGAAGGGGTTGGCGATACAGTGCCAGTGCCCGAACCTACCCAGTGATCCGATTGTGGGGGATCCCTTAAGGTTGCGCCAGGTGTTGATCAACTTGGTGGGTAATGCCATTAAATTTACCGAACAGGGTTCTATTACGCTTTGGGTGCGTACGTCTAACCACGGTACCGTGCACTTTGCCATTCAGGATACCGGTATCGGTCTGCAGATTAACGAGAGCGATCGGCTGTTTGTTCCCTTTACCCAAGCTGACTCAGGTATATCCCGTCGTTTTGGAGGGTCAGGGTTGGGACTGGCGATCTCTAAACAATTGGTGGAATTAATGGGAGGGGAGATCCAGGTTTCCAGTATGGAGACTGGGGGAACAGAGTTTGCCTTTGAAGTTCCCTTTGAAACCTCTAAAGTCTCGATTATAGAACCTGAAATCATCTCCACGGGACCTGTGGAGATTCTACCCATGCAGGTCCTGGTGGTGGATGATTCCGAGGATAACCAGTCATTGATCCGTGCCTTTTTGGCCCCCTATCCGGTAGAGATCCACAGTGCGGTCAATGGCGTGGAGGCGGTGGCGCAGTGGCGTGGTGATGTATGCTTTGACCTTATTCTTATGGATATGGAGATGCCTGTTATGGATGGTCTGCAGGCCACACGCGCCATTCGGGCAGCAGAGCAAGAAGAACAACAACATAAGCCGGTTCCCATATTGGCGTTGACCGCGCATGCTTTTGAAAGTGATAAAATGCGCTGTTTAAACGCGGGGTGTAATGATCATATGGCCAAGCCGATAAAAAAGAAGGATTTTCTTCGTGTTGTGGCTGGGTATGCGCCCAAGGAAAGTGTGGAGGAAAAGGCTTAA